One region of Streptomyces sp. NBC_00442 genomic DNA includes:
- a CDS encoding DUF4097 family beta strand repeat-containing protein — MTSTIHRRIRTGAAAAALAVLTVTTLSACGPLDDSTFKDDATVKDTITAVRIDGKSDGFRVRGKQNLTRTTVHREVTYRGKAKPDGPTYRVENGVLILGGCPGHCSVDYTVDVPAGLPVTGSTAAGSMNLSTVGSVKVSADDGRIVVNGATGPVDVRTTNGSIEAKALHGTGVTARASNGSVSLTPATAQDITAQTSNGSITVTAPPAKYRVSAQTQNGSRKLGIPDDPSAPHRVNLTTDNGGITLKSAS, encoded by the coding sequence ATGACCAGCACCATCCACCGACGCATCCGCACCGGCGCGGCCGCCGCCGCCCTGGCCGTGCTCACGGTGACGACGCTCAGCGCCTGCGGCCCGCTGGACGACAGCACGTTCAAGGACGACGCCACCGTCAAGGACACGATCACCGCGGTCCGCATCGATGGAAAGTCGGACGGCTTCCGGGTCCGCGGCAAACAGAACCTGACCAGGACAACGGTCCACCGCGAGGTCACCTACCGGGGCAAGGCGAAGCCGGACGGCCCGACGTACCGCGTGGAGAACGGCGTGCTGATCCTCGGCGGCTGTCCGGGCCACTGCTCCGTCGATTACACGGTCGACGTCCCCGCCGGCCTCCCGGTGACCGGCTCCACCGCGGCGGGCAGCATGAACCTGTCCACGGTGGGCTCGGTGAAGGTATCGGCCGACGACGGCCGCATCGTGGTGAACGGCGCGACGGGCCCGGTCGACGTCCGCACCACCAACGGCTCGATCGAGGCGAAGGCCCTGCACGGCACCGGCGTCACGGCACGAGCCTCCAACGGCTCGGTCTCCCTGACCCCTGCCACCGCCCAGGACATCACGGCCCAGACCTCCAACGGCAGCATCACCGTGACCGCGCCGCCCGCCAAGTACCGCGTATCGGCCCAGACCCAGAACGGCAGCAGGAAACTCGGCATACCCGACGACCCGTCCGCCCCGCACCGCGTGAACCTGACGACGGACAACGGCGGCATCACCCTGAAGTCCGCGAGCTGA
- the groL gene encoding chaperonin GroEL (60 kDa chaperone family; promotes refolding of misfolded polypeptides especially under stressful conditions; forms two stacked rings of heptamers to form a barrel-shaped 14mer; ends can be capped by GroES; misfolded proteins enter the barrel where they are refolded when GroES binds) gives MAKIIAFDEEARRGLERGMNQLADAVKVTLGPKGRNVVLEKKWGAPTITNDGVSIAKEIELEDPYEKIGAELVKEVAKKTDDVAGDGTTTATVLAQALVREGLRNVAAGANPMALKRGIEKAVEAVSAALLEQAKDVETKEQIASTASISAADTQIGELIAEAMDKVGKEGVITVEESQTFGLELELTEGMRFDKGYISAYFATDMERMEASLDDPYILIVNSKISSVKDLLPLLEKVMQSGKPLLIIAEDVEGEALSTLVVNKIRGTFKSVAVKAPGFGDRRKAMLGDIAILTGGTVVSEEVGLKLENAGLDLLGRARKVVITKDETTIVDGSGDSDQVQGRVNQIRAEIENSDSDYDREKLQERLAKLAGGVAVIKAGAATEVELKERKHRIEDAVRNAKAAVEEGIVAGGGVALLQASAVFEKLELEGDEATGAKAVKLALEAPLKQIAVNGGLEGGVIVEKVRNLPVGHGLNAATGEYVDMIAEGIIDPAKVTRSALQNAASIAALFLTTEAVIADKPEKAAAGGAPGGMPGGDMDF, from the coding sequence ATGGCCAAGATCATCGCGTTCGACGAGGAGGCACGGCGCGGTCTCGAGCGCGGGATGAACCAGCTCGCCGACGCCGTCAAGGTCACCCTCGGCCCCAAGGGCCGCAACGTCGTCCTCGAGAAGAAGTGGGGCGCCCCCACGATCACCAACGATGGTGTTTCCATCGCCAAGGAGATCGAGCTCGAGGACCCGTACGAGAAGATCGGCGCCGAGCTGGTCAAGGAAGTCGCCAAGAAGACGGACGACGTCGCCGGTGACGGAACGACCACCGCGACCGTCCTCGCCCAGGCCCTGGTGCGCGAGGGTCTGCGCAACGTCGCCGCCGGCGCCAACCCGATGGCCCTGAAGCGTGGCATCGAGAAGGCCGTCGAGGCCGTCTCCGCCGCCCTCCTGGAGCAGGCCAAGGACGTGGAGACCAAGGAGCAGATCGCTTCGACGGCCTCCATCTCCGCCGCCGACACCCAGATCGGCGAGCTCATCGCCGAGGCGATGGACAAGGTCGGCAAGGAAGGCGTCATCACCGTCGAGGAGTCGCAGACCTTCGGGCTCGAGCTTGAGCTCACCGAGGGCATGCGCTTCGACAAGGGCTACATCTCGGCGTACTTCGCCACCGACATGGAGCGTATGGAGGCGTCGCTCGACGACCCGTACATCCTGATCGTCAACTCGAAGATCAGCTCCGTGAAGGACCTGCTCCCGCTCCTCGAGAAGGTCATGCAGTCGGGCAAGCCCCTGCTGATCATCGCCGAGGACGTCGAGGGCGAGGCCCTGTCGACCCTGGTCGTCAACAAGATCCGCGGCACCTTCAAGTCCGTCGCCGTCAAGGCCCCGGGCTTCGGCGACCGCCGCAAGGCCATGCTCGGCGACATCGCCATCCTCACGGGCGGCACCGTCGTCTCCGAGGAGGTCGGCCTCAAGCTGGAGAACGCGGGTCTCGACCTGCTCGGCCGCGCCCGCAAGGTCGTCATCACCAAGGACGAGACCACGATCGTCGACGGTTCGGGCGACAGCGACCAGGTCCAGGGTCGCGTCAACCAGATCCGTGCCGAGATCGAGAACAGCGACTCGGACTACGACCGCGAGAAGCTGCAGGAGCGCCTGGCGAAGCTCGCCGGCGGTGTTGCGGTCATCAAGGCCGGTGCCGCGACCGAGGTCGAGCTCAAGGAGCGCAAGCACCGCATCGAGGACGCCGTTCGCAACGCGAAGGCGGCCGTCGAGGAGGGCATCGTCGCCGGTGGTGGCGTGGCCCTGCTCCAGGCCTCCGCGGTGTTCGAGAAGCTTGAGCTCGAGGGCGACGAGGCGACCGGCGCCAAGGCCGTGAAGCTGGCCCTGGAGGCCCCGCTCAAGCAGATCGCCGTCAACGGTGGTCTCGAGGGTGGCGTCATCGTCGAGAAGGTGCGCAACCTGCCCGTCGGCCACGGCCTGAACGCCGCGACCGGTGAGTACGTCGACATGATCGCCGAGGGCATCATCGACCCGGCGAAGGTCACGCGCTCCGCGCTGCAGAACGCCGCCTCCATCGCGGCGCTCTTCCTCACCACCGAGGCCGTCATCGCCGACAAGCCGGAGAAGGCCGCCGCGGGCGGCGCTCCGGGCGGCATGCCGGGCGGTGACATGGACTTCTGA
- a CDS encoding cold-shock protein: MAQGTVKWFNAEKGYGFIAVDGGADVFVHYSAIQMDGYRTLEEGQRVEFEISQGQKGPQADMVKLAV; encoded by the coding sequence ATGGCTCAGGGCACCGTCAAGTGGTTCAACGCGGAGAAGGGGTACGGCTTCATCGCGGTCGACGGTGGTGCGGATGTTTTCGTCCACTACAGTGCGATCCAGATGGACGGTTACCGCACCCTTGAAGAAGGTCAGCGAGTCGAGTTCGAGATCTCGCAGGGCCAGAAGGGTCCACAGGCGGACATGGTCAAGCTCGCCGTCTGA
- a CDS encoding ubiquitin-like small modifier protein 1, with protein sequence MSVNVRIPTILRTYTGGKAEVTAEGSTLADVIADLEKNHTGIAARVLDDQGKLRRFVNVYVNDDDVRFEQGLETATPDGAGVSIIPAVAGG encoded by the coding sequence ATGAGCGTGAACGTCCGCATCCCCACCATCCTGCGCACCTACACCGGTGGCAAGGCCGAGGTCACGGCCGAGGGTTCGACCCTGGCCGACGTGATCGCCGACCTGGAGAAGAACCACACGGGGATCGCCGCGCGCGTCCTGGACGACCAGGGCAAGCTGCGCCGTTTCGTCAACGTCTACGTCAACGACGACGACGTCCGCTTCGAGCAGGGCCTGGAGACGGCGACGCCCGACGGCGCCGGCGTCTCGATCATTCCCGCGGTCGCGGGCGGCTGA
- the thrC gene encoding threonine synthase produces MSAQTAESRTAAETASGAPVDLGPASGLSCRECGQRFELGPIFACELCFGPLEVAYDLPLGDPEALRKQIEAGPENIWRYAPLLPVPADVADKPNLNPGFTKLVKAENLARELGVEPGKLFVKDDSGNPTHSFKDRVVAQALEAARAFGFTTLSCSSTGNLAGAVGAAAARAGFRSCVFIPHDLEQGKVVMAAVYGGELVGIEGNYDDVNRFCSELIGDPLGEGWGFVNVNLRPYYGEGSKTLAYEICEQLGWQLPDQLVIPIASGSQLTKIDKGLQELIKLGLVEDKPYKIFGAQAEGCSPVSTAFKAGHDVVRPQKPDTIAKSLAIGNPADGPYVLDIARRTGGAVEDVNDEQIVDAIKLLARTEGIFAETAGGVTVGVTKKLIEAGLLDPSLTTVVLNTGDGLKTLDAVAATSQATATIRPSLDAFRDAGLAH; encoded by the coding sequence ATGTCTGCACAGACTGCTGAAAGCCGCACCGCCGCCGAGACCGCTTCCGGCGCTCCTGTTGATCTCGGTCCGGCGTCCGGGCTCTCCTGCCGCGAATGCGGCCAGCGTTTCGAACTTGGCCCGATCTTCGCCTGTGAACTGTGTTTCGGACCGCTCGAAGTGGCTTATGACCTGCCGCTCGGCGACCCCGAGGCGCTGCGCAAGCAGATCGAGGCGGGTCCCGAGAACATCTGGCGTTACGCCCCGCTGCTGCCCGTCCCGGCCGACGTCGCCGACAAGCCGAACCTGAACCCCGGCTTCACCAAGCTCGTCAAGGCCGAGAACCTGGCGCGCGAGCTGGGTGTCGAGCCCGGCAAGCTGTTCGTCAAGGACGACTCGGGCAACCCGACGCACTCCTTCAAGGACCGCGTCGTCGCGCAGGCCCTGGAGGCCGCCCGCGCCTTCGGCTTCACCACGCTCTCCTGCTCCTCCACCGGAAACCTCGCGGGCGCGGTCGGCGCCGCCGCCGCACGGGCCGGCTTCCGCTCCTGCGTGTTCATCCCGCACGACCTGGAGCAGGGCAAGGTCGTCATGGCCGCGGTGTACGGCGGCGAGCTCGTCGGCATCGAGGGCAACTACGACGACGTGAACCGCTTCTGCTCCGAGCTGATCGGTGACCCGCTGGGCGAGGGCTGGGGCTTCGTCAACGTCAACCTGCGTCCGTACTACGGCGAGGGTTCCAAGACGCTGGCGTACGAGATCTGCGAGCAGCTCGGCTGGCAGCTGCCCGACCAGCTGGTCATCCCGATCGCCTCGGGCTCCCAGCTCACCAAGATCGACAAGGGCCTCCAGGAGCTGATCAAGCTCGGGCTCGTCGAGGACAAGCCGTACAAGATCTTCGGTGCCCAGGCCGAGGGCTGCTCCCCGGTGTCGACCGCCTTCAAGGCCGGGCACGACGTCGTACGCCCGCAGAAGCCCGACACCATCGCCAAGTCGCTCGCCATCGGCAACCCGGCGGACGGCCCGTACGTCCTGGACATCGCGCGCCGTACCGGCGGTGCGGTGGAGGACGTCAACGACGAGCAGATCGTCGACGCCATCAAGCTGCTGGCCCGCACCGAGGGCATCTTCGCGGAGACCGCGGGCGGCGTGACGGTCGGTGTCACGAAGAAGCTCATCGAGGCCGGGCTCCTCGACCCGTCGCTCACCACGGTCGTGCTCAACACCGGTGACGGGCTCAAGACCCTGGACGCGGTGGCCGCCACGTCCCAGGCGACCGCGACCATCCGCCCGAGCCTGGACGCCTTCCGCGACGCGGGCCTGGCCCACTGA